AGGGCCAGTCTCCAAACAGGAAAAGCCTTTATTTGGCAAAGGTTCGGTTGGTGGTGTAGTAGGCTTTTATAAGGCACTTTGTGCAACAGACTGCAAAGCTCAGTGCAATCTTGAAACCCAAGACAGAGGGCATAATAATTGGTGAGATCACTTCATCAGAGAGAACGTAAATAAATTAGCTTGTACCAAAGATATACCAAGAACAAAGGCAGGACCATATGTCGTTTTTGATGAAGGTTCTTACTCTGGTACTGTATGGAAGTCATTGTCATGCCCAGGAGGATTAAAAGGCATAGGTCATTTACAAAACAATTTTCAATCTAATATCACAACGCTGCCTGAGGAAGACTAGTAGTCAAAACACATTGCAGTTGTGTGTCCTAATGTAGTATGCTGACTGCTCccatatgtattattttgtaaatatattttgttaataGTTCACTAGTTTATTGAAAAGTACTGGCAGCCTACTCATTTTCTTTCAATGGAATAGCATTACaattcaatatactgtatatattacctaCTAGATGGTATTTTGTTAAACTCATCTATGAGAATTCTGATATGAGTTTGTCTGAAAAGGTGTGTGTCATGGACAAGAACACACCAGAACTGAATAAAACCGTTCCCAGGCACATTCGGAATAGATGAAGGTAGGAGACAAACAAGTTGAGGAGAGAACGTTCCTGATACTAAACACACACCCTCGTTTACCAAATATATTACAGACTCGTTTGAAACTACAATAAAGATCAAATGAAAGGGTTAACATGACTTGGGAGCATGTACTACAAATGACAGGGTTAACATGACTTGGGAGCATGTACTACAAATGACAGGGTTAACATGACTTGGGAGCATGTACTACAAATGAAAGGGTTAACATGACTTGGGAGCATGTACTACAAATGACAGGGTTAACATGACTTGGGAGCATGTACTACAAATGAAAGGGTTAACATGACTTGGGAGCATGTACTACAAATGAAAGGGTTAACATGACTTGGGAGCATGTACTACAAATGACAGAAAGTTAACATGACTTGGGAGCATGTACTCAAATGAAAGGGTTAACAACTTGGGAGCATTACTACAAATGAAAGGGTTAACATGACTTGGGAGCATGTACTACAAATGACAGAAAGATAACGTGTTATCcaatttaccccccaaaaatgtacggctggtttcccagaccaaGATTAATAAACCTATTCCTGGATGAAAATCTACTTGCAATGGAGCTTTTCCATTAAGCGTGAGTTTCAGTCCAGAAGTAGGTTTAAACTGGGTACAGGAAATAGGCTCTGAGTGAGTTCAGTGGTGGTTTTTAAAAGCACTGATATACAGTAGTTGTTAAAGGTAGCATTTTTCAGACAGTGCACCCATTATTGGGACAAATAAAAGTATGGGTTTgcagagaaaaacaaaaacagtctTCGTTTGTCAATAATttaccaatacatttgatttctaGATATATGGCAATAAGTTCTGATATCCTGGGCTGGCTAGAATGTTGAAATACATTGAAATTATCAAAAGGTATTTGTATATGCACTATACCATATAACTGGATTAGGCAGCATAGAAAAATACAGTGTGtccatagcatagcatagcatagcatagcatagcatagcatagcatagcatagcctCATTATTTGCAATACAAGCAATGTTGACAGCGACATATGTTTTAGTGGTTTGATCTGAACTTCAGTGTCCACATGACTGCATTACATATGTTACAAGACAAACAGTGCAGAGAACAACATAAAGAACATATGGCAGTTACCTCAAGTGGTGATGGCACTCTGAATCTCATATTTTTCCATGGCATTCTAGGTTTTACCCTAGTAACAGTTTTCCTTAGATTCTACCTGAAGCTCAGCTCAGGCACTCTAGTTGTATGTATAAAAATGCAGCAAAATATCCATTCACAAcctaaactacaatatgaatacCAACTGAAATCATGTCAACACACCCTTCATTATGTAAGCGCAACACCAGCTAAGACTTAAACAGTtaggtgaaaggagaggaccaGTGGAGTGCTGAGATCAGTCCACATAGCTGAGGCaacatagcctggtcccagatctttttGTGTTTGGCATGAccgtaggagttggcaagacagcacaaacagatctgggaccaggctacaggcACCAATGGCAACTTAAAAACTCAAACTCCCCCCCCAAATCTGGTCAATGGTCCAGTCCCTCAGTAAGATGGGGGCTGGTATGGTGCTGGATGCTCTTGGTTTTGGGGGGTGAAAGGGGACTGCTGGTAGCCCTCTGGCCCACTGGTGGGGTACGGGGGATAGGCGGAGGTAGATGGGTAAGGAGTGCTGTTGTCATAGGCTGGGTCTGTGTAGCCCTGGTCAAGGTCACCCACTCCTTGGCGATATCTTGTATAAGCAAATGTAGTCAATAGAGCCTGTGAGAGGAAATATTGGTAAATACGTTTTTAAAAATCCCATAACACGTGTCAATGGCTcgtatacagaaacccagcctaaaacagcaagcaatgcagatgtagagcaTTATGTGCATGTTACAATTACTGCCAGAGAGTGTTATGTGTAAGATAAGTAGAAGATTCTAGAATGCCTGGTGCGCTGGCGCTTGCACACTTGATTTAGAAAACCTCTAGCTGGACAAGAGACAGAGCCATGAATCCTGACTGGCAGCCTCATCAGTGATTAGCCTCTCCCCATCTGTAGTTATATGTGAATATGGGTCTGAAATGCTATGCTACACTATTTAATCTATATACATGTCATATTATATAGCTGCATTATCACTGTTAATATGTACATTTAATCTCCTTTCCTTATAGAACCACAAAGATTActtctatgtgtgtttgtgtgtgtagctgtgtggtGGTGACCAAGAGATAAAACATCTCTGGAAAAGGACACATCTGCCTTGTTCTTGCCTGACAGCCTGTAGCAAGTCAGAACGCTAACAATCAGCATTAATTACTAGCGGGTTAGGGCATTCACTGTCGACCGCTCAGACCAGCTGCAGCTAGCAGTTTCAAATAGTAACATGACAGTTGAGagacaaaaaagagagagagaaagactgactCACCCAAGTGACaatggagaagaaggagaaggccACTACGGCTCGGGCGGCGTCGACAGGGATGCCTGCTACTTCGGTGGTGTGAGACCACTGATTGGCCAGGACACAGAAGCAGATGAACCAGAACAACGTCCACACTCCTGACAGAGGAGGGAAAGTAAAGTTTATGGTAACATTTCCTACGAATTCCCTCTTCCTAATGCATTATAAGTGCATTCATAACGCCATATGAGCAACTACACTATGAGTGTAGTTATAGATGTTTATAAGCAGTGCACCTTTAGTACCTAACTTGTTAAGTATAGTGAATTGTGCATGGCATAAGGCCTTATAAACCTGCTTGTAAATGCATTGTAAGGAAGCTATTCATATGAAGTGTTGCCAAGATTATCGTTGAAAAATCTGTCCATAAAAGTGTCAGTTCTGGGTGCCAAACTACAGCCTTACAGATTTAGCATTGGAGTATCACAAACAAATGTTTTCCCCTAACCAGAGAAGACCAAGTCAACAGTGACAATGTTCTTCCTCTCTTTGGCGTTGCTGATCTGAGGGAAGTAGGCGTCCAGTATGATGAAGACGACGCAGGCGAGAAAGGCCAAAATTCCGATACCCACTCCGAAGCCGCATGCGCTGTCATTCCTGTTGAACATGCATTTGGTGTCAGGCAGGAGTAAAGGGTTGACATAGCCTTCTCCAGTGATGGTGGCAAACACCACTATGGAAAAGATCTGAAGAGACAACAACATGTCGGTTAGAACACCTTGGGGTCCATCACATAGGCCTGTTATCATATTATCACATAGGCCTGTTATATTATCACATAGGCCTGTTATCATATAAGACTGTTATCATATTATCGCATAGGCCTGTTATCATATAAGACTGTTATCATATTATCGCATAGGCCTGTTATCATATAAGACTGTTATCATATTATCACATAGGCCTGTTATCATATAAGACTGTTATCATATTATCACATAGGCCTGTTATCATATAAGACAGGTGTAGCACAGTGTTAGACAACCTGTAACCAATCACATGAGGACATACAGTACATCCTGGGAAGAAAAAACATGAAAGGTAATATGTCTGGAGGGATGCGTAACGGTAGAGGATAACTTCAAGGGGAGTATGTtcaagttttattgtcacatgcacaagtacagtgaaatgcttaactttCAAGCCATTGTGTATGTTTGGTATGATTTCAGGGGTTGACCCGTAGTGGATGTGGACAGCCTTATGAAGCCGACCCGTAGTGGATGTGGACAGCCTTATGAAGCCGACCCAGTAGTGGATGTGGACAGCCTTATGAAGCCAGCCTTATGAAGCCGACCCGTAGTGGATGTGGGCAGCCTTATGAAGCCGACCCGTAGTGGATGTGGGCAGCCTTTACCCGTAGTGGATGTGGAAGCCGACCCGTAGTGGATGTGGGCAGCCTTATGAAGCCGACCCGTAGTGGATGTGGACAGCCTTATGAAGCCGACCCGTAGTGGATGTGGACAGCCTTATGAAGCCGACCCGTAGTGGATGTGGGCAGCTTTATGAAGCCGACCCGTAGTGGATGTGGACAGCCTTATGAAGCCGACCCGTAGTGGATGTGGACAGCCTTATGAAGCCGACCCGTAGTGGATGTGGGCAGCCTTATGAAGCCGACAGCCGTAGTGGATGTGGGACAGCCTTATGAAGCCGACCCGTAGTGGATGTGGGCAGCCTTATGAAGCCGACCCGTAGTGGATGTGGGCAGCCTTATGAAGCCGACCCGTAGTGGATGTGGACAGCCTTATGAAGCCCGAGTGGATGTGGACAGTGAAGCGACCCGTAGTGGATCTATCAACCACAAAATGTGCATTCTATTGGAGTGGATTCAGCCTTTGAAGTGGACCCTAGTGGATTGGACAGCTATAGCAGTGTGTGGGTGAAATGTCGGCTACTCTATCaaccacaaaatgtggaattcCCATTGAAACCCTTTGGACAGCTATAGCAGTGTGTGGGTGAAATGTGTGGGCTCACTCAGTTTAGCGCAACGCTGATTGgatattattttatttgtatcaATGGAAGCCAAATGCTTGCttgcttcccttgcattcaatactacaggcggcaacaatgtcatactccttttgaccagacagcatcagatagatagtGCTCCTCGGTCTCCTGTAT
This region of Oncorhynchus tshawytscha isolate Ot180627B unplaced genomic scaffold, Otsh_v2.0 Un_contig_6164_pilon_pilon, whole genome shotgun sequence genomic DNA includes:
- the LOC112239800 gene encoding synaptogyrin-2-like; its protein translation is MESGAYGASLAGGDFDFMSFVKQPQTIVRILSWIFSIVVFATITGEGYVNPLLLPDTKCMFNRNDSACGFGVGIGILAFLACVVFIILDAYFPQISNAKERKNIVTVDLVFSGVWTLFWFICFCVLANQWSHTTEVAGIPVDAARAVVAFSFFSIVTWALLTTFAYTRYRQGVGDLDQGYTDPAYDNSTPYPSTSAYPPYPTSGPEGYQQSPFTPQNQEHPAPYQPPSY